The DNA sequence AATTACAAAGATCACTCTCACAGTCTGAATCAAATTTTAATTCTAAATGCCTGAGATTTGATAATATAGGAAATACATGATCCCAATTGTAGTCCCCTCCATTTATATCTAAACTGAGAATCTCTAACTGGGAAATACAAAATGAAAGTTGGGTGAGGAGAAGCCTTATTGAACTCACTGCAGTCATGTGGGATACCTCAACAAGCAACGGTACTCTAGTGAGAAGCAGTCTTTTCACCTCTCTCCCAGAAAGATGGAAAGAGACAAGCTTTGCATCACAAACCTCAATACTTTCGAGGCGAGAACAATCTATTAACGTTAAATGCTTCAAGGCAATCGAGGGGCCACCAACTCTCAGATCCACCAAATTGTGAGCAGCATTCACAGTTAATCGTTCAAGAGCTGCACAGTTAGACAAGAAGTACTCAAGGACTTCTCGAGTCACATCAACACAACGAAAATGGAGAACTTTGAGGAACTTAAATCCAATGTTGTATCCACAAGATTGATGACTTGGAGGGTCGGAAGAATACGAGTTCTGGAGCTCAGACTTTTCTCCAATACCTAACAGTTTGTGGGGAAAAGGATATATAGGATACgtatatgtcaaaccagaatcTATGTAGAACTCTAACTCCAATATTTCGACTTTCTTATTCATAGCAAATTGAAGCCAATTAACAATGTCCCCTGTATACCGAGGATCTATAATAAAGCAAGCCCTGAATCGTTCGACGGTTGGGTTACTATATTGTTCAATCGCACGATTTACCGAATTGACATATCTCTGGCTATTTTGATGATTATCATGTCGTCGTTGTTGAAGGAACCCGCGAAAACCTTTACCAACAATAAACCTAGCATCAGAAAAGTCGAGATTTGTTGAAGATTTCCATATATACTTCCATCGCCTGGAAAGAATACTAGTAGCTGCCGCTTCCTTAACAGGCAAGGAATGGACTATAATGGAGAGAAGTTCATCAGGCAACGCACTGATTCGGTCTACCAAGTCATAATCAccctttgcttttctttttctttctcttcccctCATACTTGTATTGAACGAACTGATAGGTCTAGCGTGCTCCTCTCTATTAAAACTGATTCAGGTCGCACAGCAAAGAGTTAAATTACCAAAGAGCAAGAGACAAGTATCTTCGATAAGAATACgtcaataataaaaaataaaaataaaaagatatatACTAGATAGCCGACATAACTCTTGAAATCAGTGTTGATCCAAGTATGCACAGGAAACTAAGGAAAGCAAGGAAATCCAAGCATAAATGGAAAagtatgaaaaaaaaagaatccaaATAAAACTAAGACACAAAGTAATTGAAAAAGCTTGTACTGCAAGTAATTGAGATTGAACATGACTAAACCTTTTCTTTAAACTTCAGCATCAATTACAGAAGTAGAGAATAAAAGCTAGAAAAATTCTAATTTTTTGAAATTCAAGAACTGTATGTTGTGTGTAACTTGAGGAACAACTACTTGATCATCGCAAAAATCTGTGCGGGAACTTCAGATATACATCTATTGGACCTCTTCGCCTCTTCGGCTTCCTCATAATTTTTGTCTTCTCAACTGTTGTTCAAGTTTGAATTCAAACACAGAAAGGGAGTTCTCTGCTTACGAGTTCAGAAATATAATATGTATCATCCTACTAGAGGTGGAGTTCGTGGTGGTCGAGATCAGTTTAGTTGGGACGATGTTAAGATTGACAAGCATCGTGAGAATTATCTTGGCCACAGTATCAAGGCCCCTGTTGGTAGATGGCAAAAAGGTAAGGATCTACACTGGTATAACAGAGACAAAAAAACATGGAGTGCCGAAATGGTTGCAGCAAAAGAAGAGATTCAAAGAATTAAGGAGGAAGAGGATCAGGCTATGAGGGAGGCTCTTGGACTAGCTCCTAAGCGTGCAAACCAAGCTCAAGGTAATCGACTTGATAAGCATGAGTTCTCAGAACTTGTGAAGCGAGGTTCTACTGCAGAGGACTTGGGTGAAAGGCATGCAGAAGCAGCACACATACATGGTCTTGGTTTTTCAAGAGCACCTGCCCCTTGGGATGATTCAACTTCTCTTCAACCTACAGTCAATGGAGGTGCACCTGAAATAGGGGATATTCCTGCGCCTAAGCTTCCACCAAAAGAAACTGTTGAAGAGGAGTCCGAGGATGAAAGCAGTCGGAGGAAAAGGAGGCATGAAGAGAGGAAGCACAAGAAACATGAGAGGCGTGAGAAACGCGAGAAGCATGAAAAAGGGCATTCCTCAGACATGAGAAAACATAAGAACGACAAGGAGAAGAGGAGATGTGCTTAGGACTTTGAGTAAATGTTCTTACTGTTGTTAATTGGATATGATTCTTTGTAGGTGATCAACTTCGTTTTAACTGAATATTTTATATGAGAGTATGCACAAGTAAAGTACACTTGATGAAATTATTGTACTTGTTGTCTCTTGTTgtcggtaaaaaaaaaataaataaataaaaacttaaacTTCTGTGTCCCCATAAAACCCTTGGATTTTCCCCAGCTTCTAATGTGGATGGTTTGCCTAATAGGAGTAACATGTACTTCTAGCTCTATAATGTTAGATATTGAGCATGTTAATGTGTAGTTTGAAAACTTTGGCACACAGACCATTGCACTGGCTGTAATTTAGCACAGGATGACAAATTGTTTCTGCAGTATTGATCATGAAAGAGAGGACTGGAACCCAGTTGAAACCTGTAGGTTGACACTGGCATTAGGCTCTTAATAACTTGCGTAATTTTAAGCCTCATGTAAATGTGGTTTGGTGCACGCTCCTATGGTAAATGAATGGCACTAGAAATTCATGCATGACAAGAACAGACTCAATTCTGATTAAAGCAAGAACTCTTCACCTCACTCAGTCGTATTTACGAAAGCCAGTATGAAGGCTTAGGAAAGTAATTAAGGTTTAGAGGGAATAGGATCTTGATATCTGTCTATCAGTTGCTCCAGCCCAATCTTGTATTGTACTAATCCTACAAGTCTTGGACACAAGCTTGATTTTAAGATCTAAAGAACCAAGTAATAATCAGCTTTTCAAACCCAAAGCTACACAGAGAAAATATAAGAACTTAATACCAAGTCATTGGAAGAAAACCAGGTGTCAATATGCAGTTTTTTACATCAACTATCATCAACCCACTGATGAAGATGTTCATCTATATTCAATATAACCCAAGTAGCATATCCCAAGTTATATTCAATCACATTCAGCCACACATTATATATTATTAACACTTTCAGCTATGCATAGAATTTGGTGTTTGCTGCATAACTGTGACAGTCCAGTAAAAGGTCTGAAGTTCAATTTTTCCATTTCAATAACAAAAGAAGATTACAAGAGTACAAATCCAAGCTCTTTTACAACAATTCTAAACTAAGTCTACATCTATATATGCTCTATCCAAACTATGCATCATCACCATAATTACacacaaaaacagaaaactcaaaaaatgaaaacacaaatcgaaacaagaagaagaaagagttaCCAAAAATGTCAAGGTGAATGCTTAACTCTCATTATAATCCTGGTCATTCTCAACCCAGTCAACGTTACATTCATGGCGCCAAGAAACCTCGAATTCCTAAACAACCCCGCAATCTCCTTGACCTCCCCATCCCCACATTCCTCCACCGCCACCGCGCAAACCCCGCCGGGCCTCACCGTCCTCTCCATCTCCGCCGCGAACCTCGACGGAAACAACGCCAGTTCCAACCTAGCACTAAACCCGAAATCAAACACGTCATCGAAGAACGGCAGGTTGTGGGGATCGGCGCGGCTGACGAGCGGCGGGGAGTCCAGGAGCTCAATGCCGGTGACGTCATCGACGCCGAGGTGGGAGAGGGCCATGACCTCGTGGCCGGCGCCGGCGGAGACGCAGAGGACCTTGGAGTGGTTGTGGAGGAGGCCGATTTGGTAGAAGGAGTGGAAGAGGTGGGAGAATGAACGGACCTGGTTCTGCCAGGTGGCGGAGGACCAGAGGCGCTTGTTCTTCTTGTGGAGGGGGAGGTGCTGGCGGGGATGGTGGTCGCAGGAGTGCTTGGGGAACCGGAGGTGAGGCTTCGGGGGGGAATCGGGTGCGACGCAGGTGTCGGGGATTTcgaggatgaggaagaggaaggtGAGGGTCCCGATGGCCAGGGCGATGTAGGAGAGCCTCTTCAGGAACACCTCTATGTGATGATCCATAGAGGAGGAAGAACACCACAGCAGAAGAGAAGCTGAATCGAAAATGGAGATTTTTGATGAAACTGGATGTGATGTTGCTACAGGGAGACACGTGGCGGTTTATGTTGGCTTAGCCGTTTAGGtggttttaatattttatttatttagttttttcttttctttttatatacATACATGACAGAAAAAAGTTAAAACAAAATGTTCTGTGGTGGTTGGGTCGGGTTAAGGCTGTAGTCTTGGTTTCGTTGGATTTGGTTTGTGGATTTTAGGTGGTTTGTGTTAGGTCGGGTGCACTGTAAGTTGTGGCAGAGACAATCATCATTTTTGCCTTCCTAAGGGTCGTTTCTGTCTAGTTTAGAGTATGCAAAAAGTCTGCCTGTGGCATAGCCGGGCATTATTGGCTTTCTAAGAGGTCATTCCTGTCAGATTTTGGGCTGGAAGCGATGACGCTTTTGGAATAGTGATGGGATGACGGTGTTGGATTTTCTTTAGTCCTAGGTCTGACTGTCCAGCAATCCCTTTGGTCGCGTTTGAAGCAACGAcaagtgttggcttggtcgatcaaatGCTGGCCAGGTGGACTCTGGGTGGGAGTTAGTGTTCTTGCCTGATTCTACTCAACAAAACTTGTTGTTTCCGCCAGTTTGTTTGGTGCTAGTTTAGTCTTTTTAGTTGAGTTTTTCACTAGTATGTTCGGAGTCGGGGCTTAGTATGGTTTCCACAGTGCGTCAGTATAGACGTCCACTTTGACGTCTAAAGTGGGAAAAGTTTCGGTTGAAACTTTTATTTCCCATTCTCATTGTAATCTTCGcttttattaatgaagttcttatttaatcaaaaaaaaaagttaaaacaaaATCACGATAAATACACCCTCCTAACTAATCTAACTTGGAATGTTGGAGACACCGAAAGAGgtaaacaagaaaatcaaataTTAGGATTCCGATGATTATATGCCAGACGTTTAGGTGAGTTAGTGGCTTAGTGCATTCAAGTCAAGAGGATTTAGTTGCATGGTTGAGTTTGTAGCACAATTATGTTGAGATTTTGATGAGTTTCAGCGATTGGTTAGAGTTgtggtgatttttttttgtcttaattAGGGAAGATGTCTCATCTCAATTTTCAGATGTTCGAGGCCTGTTTATATATTCGTGAATTATGTTGtgtattttttatttgagaTTGGGAATCTTACTCACTATGAGAGTATGAGGTAACATGTCGGTGATTGACTATACGGACTTAAGTACAACCAAATTGATAGAATTTTGATTATACGGACTCAATGTGCAAAATACTCAAAATTGCAGGACCAAAAGTGCATAAAGCCTTTGACCAATATGACAGTCAATAAGTGAAACACTAGGCCATTTCCAGAAGCCACTTTCTGCTCAATTTCTCATGCTCCCAGAAATTATGGAACAAGCCAGTACTGAAATTCAAGCCCCAAATCCAAACCCGAGTCGAACCCTAAACGATCTCCCCGACGAAATCCTTATCCAAATCCTCTCCTTGATTCCGACCTTAGAGGCCATCCACAACTCTCTCGTCTCCCGCCAATGGCGATCCCTCTGGTCCCGTCTCCCCTTCCTCGACTTCTCCTACCACCTCTTCCCGGTCAACGACGCCGAACCTCTCCCCGTCACGAGCCACCGCTTCGCCGAGTTCGTCGACCGCGCTCTCATCCTCCGCCCCAATTCTCCGATCAAAACCTTCCGCCTCTCTTTCATCTTCTACTACTACTACACCTCCCACGTCGACTCTTGGGTGCGCTCCGCCGTCACGCGCTTCCGGGCGCGTGAGGTCGACCTCGACTTCTTCATCGACAAAGAGTACCATCTCCGAAGCGAGGAAGATCGAGCGCCGCGTGACAAGTACGATTTCCCTTTCTCTGTGCTGAGAAACGGGTGCGTTGAGAGTCTGAGGCTCACGTACGTTGATCTCGCGTTGCCGGCGAGCATGGCCACCGTGGGGATGAGCTCGGTGAGGTCGATGTTTCTTGAGGACGTGGATTTGACGGACCAGATGTGGGAGCGTTTGATTTTGGGGTGCCCCAATCTTGAGTATTTGGAGCTTCGAAATGGAGGGGTGGATCAGAATTTGAGGATATGTAGCAAAAGCCTTAAGAAACTAAAGTTTGGGTATTTTTATGATTGTTATTACAAGAACAGTGTTGAGATTGATTGCCCAAACCTTGTTTCGCTGAGTTTTGATTGCATTAGCTTTACCCAGTTTCGACTTAAGAATGCGCCGTCCCTGGTTGAGTTTCATCTTAATATGGTGCACCTGGATAAATACTATGATTGCTGGAGTAAGGCTGTAAAGCTGCTTGGATCAGCGCCGAATGTGAAGTGTGCTAATGTGCAAAATTGGTGGTTCAAGGTAATTTTCTGGCTCGTGATTGATCAAGTATTGTTTTCCTGTTTCTACTTTCGACTTTGGTTGGTTTAGGCTGTTGCATTTATTCGTTTATTTGTATGTTGAAATGTACCACAAATTTGAGATGTGCAAGGCTAACTTTGTTCCTCATTCTATTGCTTATCACTTCCCACTAATACTGTCAGTTATCTTTCTGCATCTGGCATAGTGCTCATTGTACATGATTTGTCTCAAAGTACTTCTGATTATAGTGCCTTGTTGCTTCTAATGCAATATAGTGACATTATGGTCGTATTCACTAATTCTCATTCAGAATATTTGAGTAAGATATTGTGTGTAAAGGACAGTGTACAAAGAATACTGTCTGCGTCATTTCAACATTCCCAACCTCTACTAAGTAAGTTCATTGCTACGAATTCAACTAGGAGATTTTCCAAATATGATTTTAACTGCTTAACAGGCTTGTTCTAGATTTTAAAGCTGGTTTTTATGGCTttaataatttttgtttctttgttggcTTTTATCATCAAAGGATCCTTTCCCAACAAGTTTTGATTCCACATCACTACCTCTTTGAGCTAGGAATGGGTTTTTAGTTCAGTTTGTTGTTCACCCATTGAGTAGATCAGTAGAATGAGTAGTATCCTTAAACAACCAAATATTATTATTTGTAAGCATGCTTTTTTATTATATCCTCATTCCCTTTTCAAGTTGCATTCCACCAGTTTCAACTTCTCTTAGAGCTATAAATGAATAATCCCCTTCAGTTCATGTGGTTGTGTTCCTCAATTAGTAGTATCCTGATTTAACCTTTTACTGCATAATTTTCTTTGCTTGTTTTGCTTTCTTTTGATCATTGGTTTTAAGTGACTTTATTGCATTGAGgctttatatgtttatgttttctGTGTCCGGAACTTATGTGTCAAAGGAGAGCCTTAATCCCAAAAGTTCTGTGAGTGCCATCTCAACCTATTAGCTAAGAACAGGCTAATCTGTAGTTCAGGGTATTTATCAAGTAGTATCTTGAAACAATTAGATAATTTATTTCTAAAATTTAACCTATGTTCGACCACTGGTTTCAATGGCATACTATATTATTGAACCTCTTGTAATTTTACATTGTTTGCTTCCTATGCATATGTTCTCAGTTGCTGACATCAAAGGATTCTTTCCCAAAAACTTTTACGCTCCACAACCTCAGCCTCTTAGAGCTACGGACAGGGTATACTCAATATGATCTGGTTGGCATGGCTGCAGTACTTGAACTTTGTCCCAATCTTGAGACAATGATTCTTGATTACCTTCGCAAGATAGAAGTTGATGTGAGTATTGTGACATACATGCTTGCAGCAATCCTGGATGTTATGTTACCTACATTGATCGTTCCTTTTGTTTTTCGAATCTGATCTAAACTTTAATCTCATCATTTCCAGGAGAGTTTACCAGAAGAGATCTTAAATAAACCAGTTAGATTCAATATGCCAAGACTCAAGCAAGTTAAGATGCTGAAATTTTTTGGATCGGAAGATGAAAATAATTTTGTGACTTTGTTGAAAAAGCAAGGACTTGTCTTACAAAAGATTACACTTTTTCCTATCAAAGTCGAGGGGAACTCATGCCACCAATATCCTCCAATAGTTCTGCGTAGAAACCCTTGAGAATGTGAAGTAACAGGATCTTCTCTTCCATATATACTACTATATATCTGAGCTTTAGATGGGAAATCTTGGTTCATTTCTTGTTCAAAGTTAGGTGATTATTTTGGATATACATTTCTACTCTGATTGGATTATCTTTGAAAGTGTTGAAATATTTTATCATATGCATGTTACTCTCCTTCATACTCGTTGAATATTCCTTttagaaagaaagaatgaaCTTAAGATCAAATACAGTTACAATTGTAAATGAGGGCATCCATAACAAAATGAGAAAACCATTCACCATGAACATGAGTATCAAAGTTAGAGCTAGCCAACCTggtgaaaaataataataataataaaaaaagccaaaacaatatattttacCTAATATCATTTGGTATATTATCTCATTCGTAAGTGTGAGGTTATGAGTTTGACTCATGAAAGACTAGTTAtagtatttaaattgtttatctgataaaagaaattatatatattgttttagcagaaagccaaaataatttagagccattagatctTGAAAGAATAAGATAGTATTTTTACTTaagaattacatgacatgatttgacaactAAGTGTGTAGATGACATGACGTAACACCTaaaattgaggccacaaatcatttttctataaaaaattACAGcactgtaaaagtaaaatggaattggaattggtctactaatttcatttcatagtccctttatatagggagagaattacaacagaaatatcaattacaatgatgacattaaatgcagattgatccgtaatccttactgattgatggtaatcactaatTCCTttattccctcttcgtcagtcactttgacgaaggcacataatgtgtttttcctttaacactctcccttgtgccaagttaaagacaaaatggtgcatgagttgttgtctcactaaaaaccttgtcaagtaacaataaaaactctgtgggacaaaaaatacactttGGTCGaaagaaaagagcacaacgcacattttatatttgaggatgacatgtgtgtgttagactccccctgacgtctatgCCTCCCCCtaatccttacattaatcaagagaGCTTGGAATGTCtttgcattcctatgcttttcacatgtttctccttagaccttacttgattcacttgaatcttaaggagggcctgttgttgttgattgtaggaaaactttggcgatatgtgttttgtattatcacccttgatatatcctagcttcatctggtcgatgcaagctgcattatcttcataaatgcaagtaggctcttcagtggtagagctcaaaccactagtccctcgaatatgtgtaatgatagctcttaaccatatacactcacgaatcgcctcatgtagagtgatgatctctgagtggttcgatgaggtagccacaagggtttgtttggttgatctccaagatatcgccgtgttctcAATGATAAAtatataaccagtttgggaacgacctttatgtgggtcagagaggtacccagcatcagcaaaacagACCAAAactagggatgacaaaaatccctagtggggcggagctccattggataccgcccctaatggggggagaattcggggacaaatgaggaatggggatggggatccccaatccccgctatatAAGATTgaggatggggcggggatggtattgtgatcctcatccccaaaTCCGcccaaaaaatatatacatatatttagcttatctatattttaatttattttttataatataaatcacaattatatacatttactactttactttaatggctacacttttactttaatggtgttttgacttttgcactcactaaattatgatttatgaatttaatcatggtttaaatttatttgttgtagatttttatttttaaaaaggcaatatgagaaaaaattattttatttattaaattcttattggggatatGGGGctggtttggaggcttagtccccaatggggatggggacggaaaatccccaatatatttttattggggattggggcggggatgtgGGTAGATAATGACTTCGGGGAtgaggatggtattgtgatccccgtccccaacccgccccattgccatccctaaccaaaacgtcatttgggttttagtgtagtgagtggcgttttagCCATCAACATTCCCTTTAGGGATTGCATGCAGTTCCATTTGCGGTCCTTCTTGTCtatctgtagggaaagaactgtctcaagtcaatggtttcttttaggtatcaaaaagtgttcttgataccattccagtgacgttgcgttggccctaagctaaatctagctaacaagttcactaagaatgtaatgtctggtcgagtacattgggctaagtacaataatgcgcatattgcatttagatagggaatttcagctcccaacacctcttcgtcatcttcctttggacgaaatggatctttccttgcatccactttcgaccgatcatgggagtgctagtaggatgcgctttgtccatgttaaattgcctgacttttggacatacgtagactgatggattagtattccacaaacttggTGTTCTACTTCAAGGCCTAAAAAgcatcgagttttcccaagattcttcatctcaaattcggatttcaagtagctcgtagtttctcttatttcatcaagagtacctattatgttcatattgtgagcccctgaaaaaatttagttaattttcaaaggtaatttttcgccaataagatttttcgccaggtgatttaagtgaagaaattgATCTTGGAGATCAATTCGGTGTCGAGAATTCGATTTGGGCCTtataatttaagtttgggccagaGTCCTTCGTTTTGGGCCCAGAAGGTTACAAAAGTTTAGTAAGGCGACCGTTTGTTGAATTTTTGAAGACGATAAATTGAGTTGTAAtaaagttttggattttaatgagttcgagttttgggcctaggacgGAGTCGAGAAATAACTTAGGAAGTTTCCGACGAAAagcgaataaaagaaaagttacgtgcccaaaaccgaaagcaatTAACTAGAAGAGTTTCGTAATTTGTCGCAAAGGCAAGATGGACTTTTCGCATGGGCTATGAATAAATGGGTTAGAAAAACCCCAAACTCTCAAAACTCTCTCTTCCCCACTCGGCCGCACCTTTCTtatctctctccccgacccatCTCTTTCTCGTCTTCCCTCTGCCATCGCCTGAAACACAGCACCGGCCACCTGCTCTTgtcaccgccaccaccaatcGATCCGGCACCCAAATCTGACCCAAGCCCTAGCCTCACCATCGACATGCATCGCCGGCAGCCTCCACACTCGATAACCCATGAATGCAACGCCACTGTTCCTCGAGCCTCGCAGGTTTCCGACCGTCCCCTCGCCACAGCGACACCACTGTCAGACTCAGCAAGCCTTAGAGAGCAAAACCCAAACCATAGCCTCAAAAACTCCGACGCCGGAAAGCGCCATACGAGCTCGTCAGAACTCGAAGCACTGCATGCCTTCGTTCTCTAACTTCCAGTCCGAATTGAGCCAAGCCACTACCATAATTGGAATCAGCACCTCTCCTTTGACCAAAACCCCATGGCTCCGACTTCTATCTTCGGCCAGAACCACTACACGCGCCACTGCCGGCTCGTGAGCCAACCTAGCGTCACCGTGAGCGCCACCACCTTATTCTCTTCGTTTGGTAAGCTGGATTctatcccttcttcttcttgaggcTTCTACTTTGATCTAGATTGAGAACCCTAACTCGATTGCTTAATTTGAAATCTGTGAGGATTACAGAATATGTGTTATGGGGATTTTGGAGGAAATGAGGTCTGCAAAATTGTAAGCTTTCAGAGAAGAGAAGTGCCGAGTCAGTTCCATTTGTATTGAGGAAAGGTAAGGATTCAAGAACTCG is a window from the Rosa chinensis cultivar Old Blush chromosome 2, RchiOBHm-V2, whole genome shotgun sequence genome containing:
- the LOC112185037 gene encoding F-box/FBD/LRR-repeat protein At5g22700 gives rise to the protein MRGRERKRKAKGDYDLVDRISALPDELLSIIVHSLPVKEAAATSILSRRWKYIWKSSTNLDFSDARFIVGKGFRGFLQQRRHDNHQNSQRYVNSVNRAIEQYSNPTVERFRACFIIDPRYTGDIVNWLQFAMNKKVEILELEFYIDSGLTYTYPIYPFPHKLLGIGEKSELQNSYSSDPPSHQSCGYNIGFKFLKVLHFRCVDVTREVLEYFLSNCAALERLTVNAAHNLVDLRVGGPSIALKHLTLIDCSRLESIEVCDAKLVSFHLSGREVKRLLLTRVPLLVEVSHMTAVSSIRLLLTQLSFCISQLEILSLDINGGDYNWDHVFPILSNLRHLELKFDSDCESDLCNFTRFIGASPHLHRLVLKLQNCTRTKPEICRKIGRIAKFPRHYLKVVEIVGYRGSHCHVQHALYFVKKAVVLEKIVIDPVRRWGAWLDRDFKEVEEENDARYHANRHLRRKVPSTVEFVCLS
- the LOC112185038 gene encoding multiple myeloma tumor-associated protein 2 homolog, whose translation is MYHPTRGGVRGGRDQFSWDDVKIDKHRENYLGHSIKAPVGRWQKGKDLHWYNRDKKTWSAEMVAAKEEIQRIKEEEDQAMREALGLAPKRANQAQGNRLDKHEFSELVKRGSTAEDLGERHAEAAHIHGLGFSRAPAPWDDSTSLQPTVNGGAPEIGDIPAPKLPPKETVEEESEDESSRRKRRHEERKHKKHERREKREKHEKGHSSDMRKHKNDKEKRRCA
- the LOC112188037 gene encoding uncharacterized protein LOC112188037, with the translated sequence MDHHIEVFLKRLSYIALAIGTLTFLFLILEIPDTCVAPDSPPKPHLRFPKHSCDHHPRQHLPLHKKNKRLWSSATWQNQVRSFSHLFHSFYQIGLLHNHSKVLCVSAGAGHEVMALSHLGVDDVTGIELLDSPPLVSRADPHNLPFFDDVFDFGFSARLELALFPSRFAAEMERTVRPGGVCAVAVEECGDGEVKEIAGLFRNSRFLGAMNVTLTGLRMTRIIMRVKHSP
- the LOC112190886 gene encoding F-box/LRR-repeat protein At3g26922 — encoded protein: MLPEIMEQASTEIQAPNPNPSRTLNDLPDEILIQILSLIPTLEAIHNSLVSRQWRSLWSRLPFLDFSYHLFPVNDAEPLPVTSHRFAEFVDRALILRPNSPIKTFRLSFIFYYYYTSHVDSWVRSAVTRFRAREVDLDFFIDKEYHLRSEEDRAPRDKYDFPFSVLRNGCVESLRLTYVDLALPASMATVGMSSVRSMFLEDVDLTDQMWERLILGCPNLEYLELRNGGVDQNLRICSKSLKKLKFGYFYDCYYKNSVEIDCPNLVSLSFDCISFTQFRLKNAPSLVEFHLNMVHLDKYYDCWSKAVKLLGSAPNVKCANVQNWWFKLLTSKDSFPKTFTLHNLSLLELRTGYTQYDLVGMAAVLELCPNLETMILDYLRKIEVDESLPEEILNKPVRFNMPRLKQVKMLKFFGSEDENNFVTLLKKQGLVLQKITLFPIKVEGNSCHQYPPIVLRRNP